CGTTTGGATCATTGCTAACACAAGGTGACCTGTTATCAGCAATATTCAACCAATGTAAAAGTATGAAAAAAAAATCCTTTTTGCCTGGCCGTTCATGGCGCCGGCACAAAATTCCACTTGCTATGAAATTGTCTGCATTCTTACTGTTCTGCGGTGTCTTGCAAGCCAATGCAACACTTGTTTTCTCGCAGCATAATAAACTCACGCTGCAGGTCAACAACAGCTCCCTGGACTCTGTTTTCAGGGCCATTGAAAATAACAGCGATTATTCCATTTTTTACAAACAAGGTCAACTTGATGTAACAAAAAAAATTAATGTAAATGCAATCGATTGTCGCATTGAGACACTGCTGACCGAGGTGTTGAAAGGCACCAACACCTCTTTCACCATCGCCGACCGGCATATCGTGATTATCCCCAACAGCAAAAGCAGCAGCAGCTTTACCTATAGCAGCGCCGCAGCAGCTGACGACATCACCATCAAAGGGATCGTCACCGACCGTAACGGCCAGCCCCTGCCCGGCGTAAGCATCGTGGTAAAAGGCAGCAAAAATGGTGTGATCACAGATGGTGGCGGGCACTTCTCCATCAAAGTACCCAATACCAAAGCCACGCTGGTATTCTCCTTTATAGGATACTCCCAGCAGGAAGTAGCCGTTGGCAACAAAGTAAACCTGAGTGTGGCACTGGACGACGATCACAAAAAACTGGACGAAGTGGTGGTAATCGGCTACGGCTCCGTCAGGAAAACAGACGTTACCAGCGCTATTTCCAGCATCTCAGAAAAGGATTTCAACCGGGGCGCCGTGGTATCGCCCATGCAGCTGATCCAGGGTAAAGTACCCGGCCTCGTGATCGTCAACAACCAGGGAAATGATCCCAATGGCCAGTCGTCCGTACAGCTGCGCGGTATTTCCTCCGTAAAAGGCAGTGGCGGCCCGCTCATCGTTATCGACGGTATCCCCGGCGGTAACCTGAATAACCTCTCTCCTGAAGATATCGCCTCCATGGACGTTTTACGCGACGGTTCTGCCGCCGCCATATACGGCACCCGCGGTACCAACGGCGTGATCATCATCACCACCAAACGCGCTAAGAACGGCGCGGCTACGGTTAACTACGACGGCTACGCCTATACGGATCAGGTATACAACTTCCCGAGGGTACTTACCGCCGATGAATACAGGGCCTATGCGGAAGAATACAAGAAGATCAATCCTACTTTCGTACTGAATGATGGTGGCGCCAACACCGACTGGTTCAAGGTGCTGACCAAAAAGCCTTTCAGCCAGGTACACAATATCTCCGTGTCCGGAGGCACGGAAAAATCCAATATCCGCGCGGCAGTATCTTACCGCAACCTGGATGGTATCGCCATCGAAACATGGAGGAAAATTGTGAACACCAGGGTCAGCTTCACGCAGAAAGCGATTGACGATAAGCTCACTATCCAGGGTAATTTTGCGACCTCATTTCTGCAATACAACAAAACAGATAACACCATCTTCGGAGATGCGGTAGGCCGCAACCCTACATTCCCCGTATTCAACCCGGATGGCAGCTATTTCGAAGATCCGGCCGACCGTACCGGTAATCCATACGCCCGCCGTATGCAAACGGAAGACGGAGAAAGAATCAAGCACCTCAACGGAAGCATCAAAGCTACCCTGGCCCTGGCCCCCGGCCTCAATGCCAGCGGCTTCTTCGCTATGCAGCGCAGAGACGTGATTTCTTACTACTACCAGTCGCGCGATGCCTGGCAGAGCAAGATCAATGGCCAGAACGGCAACGCCAACAGAAGTACCGCCTTCGACTACGACCGTACTTTCGAATACACCATCGACTACGCCAAAACTATTGGCAGGCATAATATTACCGGTCTTGCCGGCTACAGCTACCAGGACTTCATGAGCGAAGGCTTCAACGTATCCAACCAGAACTTCCTCACAGATGCCATGAGCTACAACAACCTCGGCGCCGGTCAGGCTTTCAAAGCCACACCTGGTACAGGTTCCGACCTGGGTAGCAGCAAAAGCTCCAGCAAACTGATCGCCTTCTTTGGCAGGGCCATCTACAGCTACGACGACCGCCTCCTCCTCTCCGCCTCCGTACGCCGTGAAGGTTCTTCCAAATTCGGCCGCAACAATAAATGGGGCTGGTTCCCCGCTGTGAATGCCGGCTGGCGCGTGAGTAAAGAATCATTCTTTCCGAAAGGCGGACTGCTGGAAGACCTGAAAATACGTGCCGGTTTCGGTATCACCGGTAACCAGGGACTCGGTTCCTATGCGTCTCTGCAAACACTCACCACCGGCGCGCAGTTCCTCTGGAATGGTGCATTTATGCCTACTTATGGTGCGTCTAACAGCTCCAATCCTAACCCGGATCTGCGCTGGGAAAAGAAAGCAGAGTATAACTTCGGTATCGACTTCACCCTGCGCAACAGCCGGTTGAGTGGTAGCATCGACATATACAACCGCCGTACTTCCGACCTGTTGCTGGATGCCACCGCTCCTGTTCCGTCGCAGATTGCGCAAACCAGCGTAGTGAACCTCGGCGTAATCAGGAACACCGGTGTAGAACTGGCCCTGAACGCCAACATCATCGAAAGAAAAAAATTCAGCTGGAACAATAGTTTTACTTTCTCCTATAATAAAAACCTGTTGGTATCCACTTCCTATGGAGCCGCCAGCAGCGCTCCGGTAGATCATTACAGCCTGCCGAATAATATGGGCAACGCGTTCCGCCGTCAGGCCGGCCAGCCTATCGGTAACTTCTATGGCAGGGTGTTTAAAGATTTCGACGAAACACAGGGCCCTGGTAAAAATCAGTGGTTATTCTATACTAAGGCAGACGACTCCACACTGGATGGACAAGGCAAAAAGATCATCGGCAACGGTTTGCCAAAGATGTTTATCAGCATGACCAACAACTTCTCCTACGGCCGCTGGGACCTGTCGGTATTCCTGAGGGGCAGCTTTATGTTCGACATTCTCAACATCACCGACATGGTGTATATGAACAAAGTCCGTTTCTCCGACAATTTCCTGAAAAAAGCGCTGGATCAGCCTATCAACGGTTCTTACGCTTACTCCAACTACTTCCTTGAGAAGGGTGATTTCGTAAAACTGGACAATGTAACACTGGGTTACACCTTCAATACCAGCAAGATCAAATACCTGCGTAAAGCGCGCCTGTATGTTTCCGGTCAGAACCTGCTCACATTTACCAGCTATACCGGCCGCGATCCGGATATCGAAGTGAATGGCCTCGAGCCAGGTATTGGCACCATGAACTTCTATCCACGCACCCGCACCTTTACAGTAGGCGTTAACGTTGGGTTTTAAGCGATCACTAAAAAATATTATCAGCCATGAATCTTTACTCTAAATCAACATACTTTGCAGCTGCCGCCGGGCTGGCCTTCATGGGCCTCTCTGCCTGTACCAATCTCGATGAAACAGTGTACAGCAGCGTTACTAAAGAGTCTTTTTTTAATTCAAAGGAAGAAGTAATTGCGAACTATATCCGCCCGTATTCGCACATTGTAGGAAGCTATCAATACCGCATCTGGCATCTGAATACACTGACTACCGACGAAGCTGCCATGCCCTACCGCGATGGTACTCCACCGGCAGACGGCGGAGATCAGATCATTGGTATGCACTGGCATACCTGGACCGCCGACGATTCGGAGATCAAAAATACCTGGGACGCTATTTATCGTGGTGTGGGCCTGACCAATTCCACCCTCGAAAACATGGAGTCCGTTGATTTCGAGAAACTCCGCGTGGGGCTCGACAAATCCATGGTACTGGCTGAGATGCACTGTTACCGTGCCTGGTACTACTGGCTGCTCATGGATATGTGGGGCAATATTCCCATCTCTGAAAAAGTAGGCGACCCATTGTATCCTGAAACCAAACCAAGAAAAGAAGTGTTTTCGTACATAGAGAAAGAAGTGCTGAACAATGCGGATAAGCTGCTGGATAAAGGCGCACCTAACTCTTACGGACATATGATAAAACCTGCAGCCTGGGCTATGCTGGCCAAGTTATACCTGAATGCCCAGGTATATGGCGGCACACTTACAGCGGCCGGATTGCAGCCGGGGCCTGAACGT
The genomic region above belongs to Chitinophaga sp. 180180018-3 and contains:
- a CDS encoding TonB-dependent receptor; translated protein: MKLSAFLLFCGVLQANATLVFSQHNKLTLQVNNSSLDSVFRAIENNSDYSIFYKQGQLDVTKKINVNAIDCRIETLLTEVLKGTNTSFTIADRHIVIIPNSKSSSSFTYSSAAAADDITIKGIVTDRNGQPLPGVSIVVKGSKNGVITDGGGHFSIKVPNTKATLVFSFIGYSQQEVAVGNKVNLSVALDDDHKKLDEVVVIGYGSVRKTDVTSAISSISEKDFNRGAVVSPMQLIQGKVPGLVIVNNQGNDPNGQSSVQLRGISSVKGSGGPLIVIDGIPGGNLNNLSPEDIASMDVLRDGSAAAIYGTRGTNGVIIITTKRAKNGAATVNYDGYAYTDQVYNFPRVLTADEYRAYAEEYKKINPTFVLNDGGANTDWFKVLTKKPFSQVHNISVSGGTEKSNIRAAVSYRNLDGIAIETWRKIVNTRVSFTQKAIDDKLTIQGNFATSFLQYNKTDNTIFGDAVGRNPTFPVFNPDGSYFEDPADRTGNPYARRMQTEDGERIKHLNGSIKATLALAPGLNASGFFAMQRRDVISYYYQSRDAWQSKINGQNGNANRSTAFDYDRTFEYTIDYAKTIGRHNITGLAGYSYQDFMSEGFNVSNQNFLTDAMSYNNLGAGQAFKATPGTGSDLGSSKSSSKLIAFFGRAIYSYDDRLLLSASVRREGSSKFGRNNKWGWFPAVNAGWRVSKESFFPKGGLLEDLKIRAGFGITGNQGLGSYASLQTLTTGAQFLWNGAFMPTYGASNSSNPNPDLRWEKKAEYNFGIDFTLRNSRLSGSIDIYNRRTSDLLLDATAPVPSQIAQTSVVNLGVIRNTGVELALNANIIERKKFSWNNSFTFSYNKNLLVSTSYGAASSAPVDHYSLPNNMGNAFRRQAGQPIGNFYGRVFKDFDETQGPGKNQWLFYTKADDSTLDGQGKKIIGNGLPKMFISMTNNFSYGRWDLSVFLRGSFMFDILNITDMVYMNKVRFSDNFLKKALDQPINGSYAYSNYFLEKGDFVKLDNVTLGYTFNTSKIKYLRKARLYVSGQNLLTFTSYTGRDPDIEVNGLEPGIGTMNFYPRTRTFTVGVNVGF